AATAGTTAAAAGGTTGAACATTTGAAACCCATCCATAATCTACAGATTATTTTTACTCCTGGTAtttatttgagtttttttaGAGTTTTCGATACAACGGTTGCTATATACGGTGAGTTACATAAAGAACATAGATATTATCTTTACATACCCTATTCTATCCATCTGATAAGTctaaagtataataatgattatcgtAATATCCTACCAACTACTATATTCCTAGTCGGTGTTTCTAGATTTACTCTACATTTTctggtaaaatatatatatatacacgaacATTTGGACGATggcaaaatgttaatatttctcGATATGCACTCATAGTGACCGATTAAACAAACttgtagtttatatttattatgaacagTTTTCGGAAATCATATCcctttttaattgttaaaacttAGTTTCATACATTATCATAAAGTATTATTGACGTCCCCGTTCTTCCAGTATCTAtagtttatatacttatatattatataaataattattttcaacgaAGCACTGTAAAAATGAGTACAAAGTTCTCCGATAATGTTGTGGTGGAACCTATTCCttcaaaaaaaatagaaattcaaaaatatcgtaCACCATGTGAAGCGTACAAAATAGACCGCAAGGATGATAATGAAATTAAGAAATCCGAAGAAAGCTCCAAAGAGCAGCCGCGTAGTGATTTGGACCAGTACAAATTACAGCAGCAAATTTGTAAGCTAGACAAATTAGGTAAATCAATTCAGTCTTTACCGGGCAAACGGGTACTGGACAAAAACACGTACGGTCGGTTAAAAAATGCTGCCGTGGTGGTGACTGCGGAAGAACGGCGAATGGCTATTCAACAGCACATTGCCAACGAAGAACGGCTAAAAGCTGAAAGCGCAGCCAGGAAAGAACATTTACAAAAGTTTAACATGTTTAAGACTAAAGGGCCAAAACTTGCTCAGGTGAGCGATATTTGccacataatttcaaattgtatagtaaattataattatttataaaatgacaaaataccaaaaaaaaacaatttaaatttctaagcGAAATTGTTTTGCatatattacagtatttttttataatagttttataataacaaataataagaccacatattttttatttatatattatatacctatacacatttttcataaattaacgGCACGAAGCAATTGTAGGCACGTAACGTTACAGAAATTTTCCATCCCCAAACTAACtctataatttacctatttaaaattgttttgttaccAGTACTTACTACGTAACTTAATTTTGCTTATTTCTTTATGataataaagattataataacCCTTGAtaaaaaccgtttttttttaatagttagaTGAAGAAGCAAACAAAAAGACTAACTATCTATTGAATAGAGCATATGAATTAAGGCAAGAACAAGagtatgaaataaaacaatgcAATTCGTTAATATTGAGTACTAAATGTCATGCAATAAGATGTGCACAAATTGAAGAAAAAGAACTTATACAGTGAGTAATATATTGCTAAACAGCTCTACAGcaatatgtacctacagttttgtttcaacaatataggtactaaatacaattattataaaatgactCACGACGAGTTGAATGAGTCAACAAACGTAGAtggtaaattagttttttttaaagtaaatccTAGGAATTAGGATTATATTTAGAATTTGTTCgagaaaatattaatcaaaaaggTTACATTAAATTGGAAATGTTCCTAGTAATCTAACTAAACCAGGAGTCCCCACTCACCAACCTTTCACAAAAAGTGAGCTTTATTAAAGCTGCATTTTAAGTATCTGGTGATCAACCACAATTTATATATGAAGGtacatatagtatttatattattacatgcagcataataataaattgtatattatctaatgatattcttcttttattatttctctATCGGAAAATTGTACGGTTTCCAtcgtaaataaatactttaatttgtatataatgctTAAGAGTGTGTTTAAGATTACGCACATGACCAACCTAAAGGTTTGTACGATCTGGTTGGCGACCCTTGTAATATACGTCTTATAGCTAGCAAGTAGTAGAGAAAACGATACATTATTAAGATgaatcttattagttatttctcaGGACTACATGTTAAATTTACGACAACCGAAAATGAtgcttattataaaaatataatgtataatattggtacATAACAAGTAAAAATCAGAAatcaagtacatattttttgacaaactCTGTCACTCTGATTATGGTTggctattggttttttttattctatgaaaaattctgaaacgATTCATCTGTCATCAGCTAAAATTAGATTAGAAATAATGTATTcctatgttattttaaaataatcagttTACAAAAAACCAAActcattttaaacataaattttaattcacatGCTATGATGggcaaaaattattaaaatacgttttagAAAAGAAATGAAACAAGAACAACGCAGATCGGAGGAATTAATGGAACAACAGCGTTTATTGGCAGCTAAGAAGTACGAAAAAGCAGTAGAAGCtgacagattaaaaaaaaaattacaagcaACAGAAATTGTACAACAGATGAAAGAAAATGAGATCACCAGAGAATGGGAAGCTGCTAGAGCTTCAGAAGTATAATTAATGattgattatacaatgtatGTGTTACAATTATTCATTTAGGATGCAAGGGTTCGTACAGAAGCTGCAATTGAAGCTCAGCGAGCTGAAGTGATAGATTACAGGgataaattgataaaacaaGCTGAGATGAGAAaagaatttttacaaattaatgcGCAGCTAAAAGACTTAAAATCAATCGAAAAAGAATTAGTCAAAGTTGAAATCTTACAGgtagttatacaaaaatatatgcaatatatatgTTAAAGATAGGTTAGGTTGTATCTACATACATTTTGAAGTGCTAcatctaaattatattgaatagaaTTTACTAAGACTAAATGTTTTTAACCTTCaccctacaaaaaaaaaaaaagcgggtaagtgaatgtcgctttgctgtacggtaggttacaagtggaccaatgtataatggattgtattcaacttgaattcaatgatataatatcattgtataagaaaaactattttgagtctgtaagttgaattagtattataatatgattatttatattcgttgctatggtgataaacaaaccTCTAGAAAtttaaatcccatttttagtggtttttcataatttgtaaaaaaaaaataccattgtAAAAGCACAAAATTTCTCGCTccatctaatataaaaataatacttgtatttaaatataatattgatttccAAACGTAGATACAAGCatacgataaaaaaaagaatgaaCGGGAAATGGCATATGAAGAGGAGATGAAAAAACTTAAGATGTCTAAGGAAAAAGAAATTGCCAAGATTCAAGCGAATCAAAAGGCCACGCAAGATTTTCAGGCCGCAAAGGATGAGCTAAATGCACTCCGAACACAAGACAAAGTAATTTcactgataaattataaaaaaacgtgGTGCATTTATAACAAGTAAAGTGGACGCGTAGGTAGAACGAGAGTGGCGACGTAAAGAACACGAAGAGGCTGTAAGAAAAGTAAAACAAAACGAAGATTTGAAGGAAGCTCGGCGACAACAAATTGAAGGACAAAGGGAAAGTTATGCTTTTGAAATACAAAGGGAAAAAGAAGagtttgacaaaattattaaactcaACGTAGAGGACATCGAAAGAACGAAAGAATCTGATAGACAAACTAAAATGGTATGCTgctgattaaaattattacttaattcacTTTTGATCACAATCcaatgtgttttaaaattagaaacttGATGAGCATAGGAAAAATTTACTGAAGCAGATTAGTGAAAAAGAATTGGAAAGAATCAAGGAAAGAAAAGACTTTTTTCAGGAAGGCGTCACATACCAACAAGAAGAAGCTGCCAGGGAAAAAGCATTACGTAATACAATGCAAAAGAAAGTCGATGGGcttaggtaaaatataatttaatatttataaatttataaatgtataatggattgacaatataattatcttaatattgttattttagggCACATAAATTACCGACGAAGTATGTACAAGGCATCGagagacatttaaaattaagagACTAATATTGCAACGATAGtggttaataaaaatacttgatTTATCTACAACtgttattgttgaataatattatttatgaacgtaaaataaaataaattggaaaCCATACAATAAAAATACGTTCTCATATATTTTTTGTCGTACCGGAGTTAACCAGGGCTTGGAAACGttttaataacgttatgattgtAACgtaatatttgacaaaaaaacgattgcaatttgtaaacgtaattataacggaaagcaataatcaaaaataaataccgtAAAACCAGACATAACGATGAACAAaattacctatacggctatacatcattaaacaaagcataacgcaaaacgtaatttatagaatataattaaacgaaaaataacgcaaaacgtaatttatagaatatcattaaacgaaaaataacgcaaaacgtaatttatagaatatcattaaacgaaaaataacgcaaaacgtaatttatagattattattaaacgaaaaataacgcaaaacgtaatttatagaatatcattaaacgaaaaataacgcaaaacgtaatttatagaatatcattaaacgaaaaataacgcaaaacgtaatttatagattattattaaacgaaaaataacgcaaaacgtaatttatagaatataattaaacgaaaaataacgcaaaacgtaatttatagaatatcattaaacgaaaaataacgcaaaacgtaatttatagaatatcattaaacgaaaaataacgcaaaacgtaatttatagaatatcattaaacgaaaaataacgcaaaatgtaatttatagaatataattaaacgaaaaataacgcaaaacgtaatttatagaatatcattaaacgaaaaataacgcaaaacgtaatttatagaatatcattgaacgaaaaacaacgcaaaacgaaatattttaaaatctatttatttaaaaggtctattggtttcgtagaaacattcaTTTCGtgcaatctaagaattgattatatcaTGTTCCGTATCCGTGCCATTATTCATAcccacattagttattatttttaaatttaatattaggtattaacactattttaaataacgataaacgcaaaacttgtacaACGTTTTAGTTCTGAATaatgataaacgcaaaacttggataacgttttaattctgaataacgattaacgcaaagttgaataacgttttaattctaaataacgatacacgcaaaaattgtgtaatgttttaattgtaaataacataaaacggattttattttcaaatccaAGCTCTGGAGTTAACTAATAGagattaaacattatttattctaaaaaaattattttgtttttaagagataattttaaataaccaaaGGAGGAACTCAGTCTaagaaacattataaatataccaCGTGTCGACGTGaggctaaaaaaataaaataataaataatattatggcgaCAAATGTATCTATTAGAACATTAGGTACAAATGTcgctattattgttataaattattatattattaattaaacaaggTCTTACTGCTCTTTTACTGTTCCGTACTTCCACTGTTACAGTTTAATATACTTTATCGAGcaagtatattacaaaaattataaataaaactgttcCTACCTAATGTATgaagtacaatatttataatatgttcatctCTAatggtatgtaaataataataatttaaagccTAACATGTattggataataataaaaacatcactaataaaatatattttaaattatttgttgtacataatattatagttgttaattgttattaggtattttCCCTTTCATCAAATGTCACACTAAAATATTGATGTGGTTCTTCCTGTTATAATCTGTCAAAGTTTAATAAAAGTCTGAATGTAACtctttaaataatcataaatgcGTCAGTTATTAACCAGTAGATGGCGTATATGTCttttaaaatacgaatattaatattattattatcataaaaataggtaggtagtaccaTATCGTATATCTTTAAATGTGTCATAATTGTACAGTATAGTATTtcagtttacattttattttcgaaACCAAACGATGAATGTGTTAAGAATTTtattaacacaaaaataaattagataatagtaaacataataaaataatatacttagaaaTAAAGGTTGACAAAACGTCTCCTCTCAGAATCGTATTTTGACGTCCATACTccatagtatattaatttatacaatgatGAACATatatttcatcaataaattcaaatataaatacatctaATGTACTATTCAATGACGAAGTACACTCAATACTTTTTACACGGCAGAATGACCCCCCTGTTTTCTTAAACTTCTTTTCGTAGGaacctagaaaaaaaaatgtgtcacaTTACTGTAGCAGTCGGGTGTTACGTTCAGGTGcagaaactataaaaattaattgaacaattttttttatacagtataTTCCAAATTCCAATTACCTAATATTACTGTATCGCtgattttactttataataaaattataaatatttttttcaatcttgGCTACAATGAATAACATCATTTTTACATTACAGTATTTTTTATagtcataataaaatacaatttgtgttacagatacataggtacaaataaaattCCACAAACTCATCAACTGCGAAAGAAGTTTCACTTCTAACGCGAGTACAcgtgacacacacacacacaattatGTTAGTAACTATATAGACTagctaatataaatacaataatattctgatttctgattaaaaaaaaaacgtgtttttgGAAGTAGTCTCTgtattggtaaatggtaatatattatattaatatgtacaatgcAATTCTATTTCGATTTTTGGGACTCGAGACACAAAATACAATGAGTGTGTTTAGCTATTTCGTATTTCCTTGTAGGTAGTGTCTTATTTGTCGATGGGATACTACCTACACCCTATATATTttgcaaacaataatttatcatctacctacctagtatataaatacattattttatttaatgtttaatgacttatataataataaaaataattttttaatatatttttacagggCTGCATAAacaattaatcaatttaatgattcactaaaatgtaattagCCTTTGTATAATGTTTAAGGGACCACTAGCTcactattaaaattgaatgtttaccTATGCGACTGTGCAATCAggatttaattgtttatttatgacTATGAGTATTCGTTTTAGCAATACCAACCAATTTATAACTGTTATATtgctgttataaaatataaaggtaggaactaaaataattttaatttgtttgggtccactataaattactaattatcagttttgtcttaaattttaataagcaTATACCGTTAGTTAATATGTCAATTTATTCAAACCAGTGAAATATACCTTAAAACAAAAGTAATGTGATTCATAATTTACTCTAGATCATATAggtgttttgaaaattgtttggtGCAgagcagtttatttttatttttgactccAAAAAGCAACaattattgatacaatattctactataaatcttttaaataagaaaaaaaatcatacacattattgtaaaaacaatacatttattacttcactcagaatctaaaaaataagtaCCAAAGTTCCTAGTTTAAAACATGAGTTTGACGCCCAAAACAGCGTTGACGTGCAGCCTCTTATGatgaaatattcaaatgtcACAGAATGTCATATTGAGGTTTtagatgttataatttatttagtttttcatGAAAACTAtcttataatgaaaattaactTACTTACAACTTActgttgtaatatatttaaattatggcaCTACTGTTCATATTCGTTTAATGGCGAGTGATACCgagacttaaataaaaaaaaattatcaaataacttaccttattaaacatttcatatggtgaatttaattttaaaattaacaaacacTATGAAAGTTTATAATCCAGTGACccaagtgtaataatatatataaagtatacttattttCATAGATGACAATCTAACTTTGAATTATTGAAGAAAGTAcctaatacttattaaattgttatgataTCAAAACTTTTAAAGTCAATTACGTATTCAAGTGTTTATATTTCCATTAACCTAgttaatatcttattataatattata
This genomic window from Metopolophium dirhodum isolate CAU chromosome 1, ASM1992520v1, whole genome shotgun sequence contains:
- the LOC132933576 gene encoding cilia- and flagella-associated protein 45-like, with product MSTKFSDNVVVEPIPSKKIEIQKYRTPCEAYKIDRKDDNEIKKSEESSKEQPRSDLDQYKLQQQICKLDKLGKSIQSLPGKRVLDKNTYGRLKNAAVVVTAEERRMAIQQHIANEERLKAESAARKEHLQKFNMFKTKGPKLAQLDEEANKKTNYLLNRAYELRQEQEYEIKQCNSLILSTKCHAIRCAQIEEKELIQKEMKQEQRRSEELMEQQRLLAAKKYEKAVEADRLKKKLQATEIVQQMKENEITREWEAARASEDARVRTEAAIEAQRAEVIDYRDKLIKQAEMRKEFLQINAQLKDLKSIEKELVKVEILQIQAYDKKKNEREMAYEEEMKKLKMSKEKEIAKIQANQKATQDFQAAKDELNALRTQDKVEREWRRKEHEEAVRKVKQNEDLKEARRQQIEGQRESYAFEIQREKEEFDKIIKLNVEDIERTKESDRQTKMKLDEHRKNLLKQISEKELERIKERKDFFQEGVTYQQEEAAREKALRNTMQKKVDGLRAHKLPTKYVQGIERHLKLRD